In one Lolium rigidum isolate FL_2022 chromosome 3, APGP_CSIRO_Lrig_0.1, whole genome shotgun sequence genomic region, the following are encoded:
- the LOC124703936 gene encoding uncharacterized protein LOC124703936 encodes MSPLSLLLLVAAAVAAAPLASAASGAAPNGAANDLLPKYGLPRGLIPDSVSSYSFDETTGDFEIHLAGTCYVYFGDHLVYYEKNIRGCLSPGKITGLAGIQAKKLFLWVSVTGMVAHPKDGTLEFQAGFISEQLKASLFDKVPSCGASAGAQLRGVAGVIRELGLLPIAEA; translated from the exons ATGTCTCCCTTGTCCCtcctccttctcgtcgccgccgccgtggccgccgcgcCGCTCGCCTCCGCGGCCAGCGGCGCCGCGCCAAACGGCGCAGCCAACGACCTCCTCCCGAAGTACGGCCTGCCGAGGGGCCTCATCCCGGACTCCGTCTCCTCCTACAGTTTCGACGAGACCACCGGCGACTTCGAGATCCACCTCGCCGGCACCTGCTACGTCTATTTCGGCGACCACCTCGTGTACTACGAGAAGAACATCCGCGGCTGCCTCTCCCCGGGGAAGATCACCGGCCTCGCCGGCATCCAGGCCAAGAAGCTCTTCCTCTGGGTCTCCGTCACGGGCATGGTCGCGCACCCCAAGGATGGTACCCTGGAGTTCCAGGCAGGGTTCATCTCGGAACAGCTTAAAGCGTCGCTGTTCGACAAGGTGCCCTCCTGCGGCGCCAGCGCCGGAGCGCAGCTCCGCGGCGTGGCTGGGGTCATCCGGGAGCTTGGCCTGCTCCCCATTGCCGAG GCTTGA
- the LOC124700139 gene encoding uncharacterized protein LOC124700139, whose translation MAMSSLTLLLVAVAAIAAPLAYGACEGEASLKGVANDVLWEYGLPKGLVPDSVTSYTFVNATGDFKIQLASSCYVWFGDHYTYFDKNLSGTMSYGAISNLSGIQAKKLFFWVSISSMVARPERGMIEFHAGFISEDVPISLFEKVPVCGNGVGEQLRGAAGVIREMNVLPVAEV comes from the coding sequence ATGGCCATGTCTTCCCtaaccctcctcctcgtcgccgtggCCGCGATCGCCGCGCCGCTCGCCTATGGGGCCTGCGAAGGCGAGGCCTCGCTGAAGGGCGTGGCGAACGACGTCCTCTGGGAGTACGGCCTCCCGAAGGGCCTCGTCCCGGACTCCGTCACCTCCTACACCTTCGTCAACGCCACCGGCGACTTCAAGATCCAGCTCGCCAGCAGCTGCTACGTCTGGTTCGGCGACCACTACACCTACTTCGACAAGAACCTCAGCGGCACCATGTCCTACGGCGCCATCTCCAACCTCTCCGGCATCCAGGCCAAGAAGCTCTTCTTCTGGGTCTCCATCTCCAGCATGGTCGCGCGCCCGGAGAGGGGGATGATCGAGTTCCATGCCGGGTTCATCTCGGAGGACGTGCCCATCTCGCTGTTCGAGAAGGTACCCGTCTGCGGCAACGGCGTTGGCGAGCAGCTccgtggcgcggccggggtgatCCGTGAGATGAACGTGCTCCCTGTCGCCGAGGTGTGA